The Deltaproteobacteria bacterium genome includes a window with the following:
- a CDS encoding universal stress protein produces MAYKAIVCGVTGSEHSQKAALEAARLAKENGAALIYVYAVDTTFLKGMTVELTPDFALKTLEHLGGHILERAEALSLAEGVTPKKILRPGAILEVLKQVLSEEGADLLIIGHEERSFFEKVLFNGAVEDHVQELINQTGVSVQVIK; encoded by the coding sequence ATGGCTTATAAAGCAATCGTCTGCGGCGTAACCGGATCGGAGCATTCCCAGAAAGCCGCCCTGGAGGCGGCCCGCCTGGCAAAAGAAAATGGGGCGGCCCTGATATACGTCTATGCCGTGGATACCACCTTTTTAAAAGGGATGACCGTGGAGCTGACCCCTGATTTTGCCCTGAAAACCCTGGAACATTTAGGGGGCCATATTCTGGAACGGGCCGAAGCCCTATCCTTGGCGGAAGGAGTTACTCCCAAAAAAATTTTAAGACCAGGGGCCATTCTTGAAGTCTTAAAACAGGTGCTTTCCGAAGAAGGGGCCGACCTTTTGATTATCGGCCACGAAGAGCGTTCTTTCTTTGAAAAGGTCCTGTTTAATGGAGCGGTGGAAGACCATGTTCAGGAATTAATAAACCAGACCGGGGTTTCCGTCCAGGTGATAAAATAA